In Victivallis sp. Marseille-Q1083, the genomic stretch ATCAGCAGAATTTATGAAAGACTGAAAACTATGCGGTTCATTGCTGGCAAGAAATGTAAAGATGGAACGCTCATTTTGGCCGAAACGCCTAAAAAGCAAAGGTAATGCCAATAATGCCAAAGGATGAATTGGCCACGCTGCAGAAACATATTTGCGGAATTCCTCTAGAGACAATCCAGAAATCGAATGCAGGGTAAGTGCAATACCTTTACTGATCAGTTCATCAAAATCATTTTTGCAGTAGCCTGAGCGTAATTTTTCATCACGTTCAATAGCACCTGCAAGCAACTGTAATTGGGCCGCTGGAGTTTCGATAAAAGACATTGGCGTAAACCGACCCTGTATTTTATTGAACTCATTTTTCGTTTTGACATCGTGGATATCATCTACATAATTGCCAAAACTTTGGTGCAACATTCCCAAAAACAATATTGGATTTCTCTCGCTGCGCGATGCAGCTTCAGACAAATCCTGCAACAGATTGATATCGGTTTCTTTTTTGTTGAAATAGGCTTCTTCAAAGACTTTTCCAAACTCATCAAAAATGAAAAATAATCCTCGATATTCATCTTTTACTGCAAGTTCAGCGATTTCCTCCACTAAACGAATAGCTGTTTTGGAATCTTTACAAACTCTCAACGCTTCAACTTGCGGAGCAATTTGATCGCGCAAAGGAATTTCCAGTTCATCAAAAGTTTCAGCTAACAAGGTCGCCACAGAAGCACGTCTGGCGGTCACGGGTAAAACAAGAAACCCGTATTTAGAACCATCTGCTCCAAAAATGTTGTTCCAGAGAGTTTGAGCAAAGTTCTTGTCTACCGCTTTTAATTGTTTCCAAGCATAGCCGCCTTGATCTTGCAACAGATGATAGAGCAACAAGCCAAAAGAAGACTTACCTGTACCATAGGGACCTGTTAAGGTGAATGCTCGATCTGTTATATTTTGCGTAAAACTGTCAGAAATTTGCGCCAAGGTTTGCACTACCAATGGAGTAATAATATAGCCATCCAACCCCTTGGCTCGTTTTAAATCTCGAGCAATATTGACAGAACGTAAAAAGCGCCTGCGAACGCTGATAATTTTATTCAAAGGAGTCATTTTGTATTCCTCCCGTAATATTTTTTCAGCAGGTCATCTGCATATTGTGATGCACTTTTCTTGCCGTTTACGTCGTAGTTTATGGTAGCCAGTCCTGCCGTCTCGCTTACAAGAAGTTTTCTTTTTGTTATTTTTTCAAGTTCAACCCACTGCTGTCCGGTAAAAAATTCAGCATAGAAACTCGTTGAAAAGTTCGAGTTGTTCGGGAGCATTCCAATCCGGCGGCTTCGTAATGGTTTTGCGGTTCAGAGCGAGGACTTCGAGCAGGGAAAGATTCTGCATAAGCGTCTCGCGGATTCGGTTCGTTAATTCCGAGAGGCTGAGCTTGAATCCATGCAGGAATTTGATGTATGCGACCAAAAGATAATGGATAAGCGCGACATAGATTTGCGTCATGACGGCGTTTTCACTGGTTCCAAGAAAGCTCTTGATTTTGAGATTTTGCTTGATCCATTTGAAGAAGATTTCGATCTGCCAACGCTGTTTATAAATTCCGGCAATGCTCGCTGCCGCCAGTTTGAAGTTGTTGGTAATGAAGCGGTATGTTTTTCCGGTCGATTCATCCAGGAACTCAATCAGCCTCAGTTCTCCGGGATATTTTCTTGCTGATTGATATCCGGTAAACCACACGGCTTCATCCCGCAAAACCCCACGTTTTTCATTTGCCTCCCGATGCTGTCCGAGAAACTCAATTTTTGCATTGTCTTTCAGTCTCGTGACAAAATAAGCCTCGCTGTCCGCAATGTGTTGAAACCAGTTCAGATCATAGTATCCTTTGTCAAAGGTGTAGATGCTGTCCGGAACGATGATAATGTTCTCTCGTGCCGCTCGAATATCTGCTATTTTCCCGTTGCTCAGCATCACAAAGCAGGGCAGATTTCCGGATAGATCAAGCTCGGTATGAAGTTTGATAGCACCCTTGTTTTTACGATAATGCGCCCAATCGTAAAGATTTAGGCACAGATCAATCGTCGTGCTGTCAATCGCGTACAGCGGATTGTGGAATCGGAACTTGTGCGAGGGCGCACATTTCAAAGCCCGGTCAAGAATTTCCTCAAACAACGCCTTGAATATCTCCGGATCACGTCGATTCATCGCTTCGGACAAGGTCGATTTTGGAACAACCTCCATGCCGAGGTGATACAGCCGATCATGGTTTGCAAGAAGACCGTTTTCAATTTCTCGCAAGGAGTCTTTGCCCGTAATTTGCGCGTAAAGGCACGTCAAAAACTGCCGCCATGCGGTAAAATGTTTGCAATAGCGGTCGCCGGATAAGTTTTCTACGGATTTCTCAAAACGATGTCTCGGTATGAAATTGAAAAGCTGCTGAAAGATGCTACTGTAATGCATTGTCGGGACTTTCTTGTTCAATATTATGGGTTTGAGCTCTTCTAATATAGAACAAGTCCCGATTTTAACAATCAAGTCCGGAAACTTTTACCGGACAGTAGTGAGTTCAACCATATAATCCATCAGAACACCTTCATTGAGCTTGAATATTTGACCGGGACTTCCTGCATCATAAAGACAATTCTGGACATTGATACTTGTCTGTCTACCGATTTTTTCAATAAATTTTAGTATTGCAAAGCCAACAAGCTCTGACGGCAAGTTCTGTTTGCCGCCGATATTAAATCGGTAGAGGTCTTGCTGCGAAGTTCCCTGAATCAATTCCAAACTCAAAAACGGGGAGTCAAAATTTTCCTCTCCTGCTTTTGCGCGTGTCCCCGCATAATTGCGTACAAAGCAGTCGATATCGCGTTCAATTGTACTTGCAGAAACACTGCAAGCGTTGCTTTGGATGGAGTGCTGCAAATCGCGTTTGGTAAACTCAGGTTTATTCCATTTGTAAAAAGCGAAGTGCCAGCTAGACCATGTATCTTCAGGGAGCAAGGCTCGTTGCATCAAAGACCAGTGCAGTAACCACAATGTGGCATCATCCTCCAAATACGGATCATTGCCTTCAACAAAATCTTTTTCCCCAAAAATAAATTTACCAAGAGTGGTAAGTCCCATCAATCCATTGCCGATATCAGTCAACAAACCTGTTTGAGTGCACCAATATTTGATACTCTCAACCATATTTTTGCCGACACCAAGTTGAATCAATACATCATCTTCCAAGAAGCCATGTGGATTCTTTTGAATCAATCGAACTCCTTTTTCCAACCACCCGTAACGGAAGACAAATGTTTGATGTCCTGAAAATTTATATTTCATATGTAAACCCGTCGTTATTTTTTTCATTTTCCGTCAATATACATGTGGGCGCGTACCGAAATCCGCCGGAATTTGAGCATGGGCTCTACCGGACAACCCAAAACGTCCGACAGATATGATTTTATCAGTCGGTTTTGAATTTGAAAATGATGATTTTTCATAGGGCATAAAAAAGTTTCCTGCATTGGTTGTGACTTTGAAATCCACGATGAGATCACCTGTTGACCAATTCTTTTCCCTTACGCGTAGGCAATATGATCGTATCCGGGTCTAAACATCGTGTTGCAGTCGTTGTTTCCGCCGCAGGAAAGTAAAAGGATCCTCCTTATTGGAAAATCATCATTTATTTACTTGTCCAGTGCGACATTCGGTATCATAGCCTCCTGTTAGATTGATGAATTTTAAGAACATCTGTAATATATGGGATGTTCGCAACTTTTTCAAATCACATCGTTACAATTACTGAAAGAATATTCGCCTTGACAGTGTTCAGCTGCCTCCAATCTATCCCCCGTAAGACAGTAGAGCAGAGATGTTCAAAACAGACGGTTTGGAGATCGAAAGTCCCTGTTCCAGCAGTGATAAAAGCAGACGTTTTCAGCTTCGTTGCAATAGATAGTTGTTCCCACCTGAAGACTGGCGGTCTTCAGGTGGGAACAGAACTCATCGCAGTCTTGTCGTGTCTATGCTTGAAAATCACCGGAATCGTTGTATAGTAAGATATTGGAGGATATGACAGTGAAAAGATTGACCAGTTTTACATACTCTTTTGAGAAACTCCGTAATGGCGGATGTCTCTATGTTGATAAGACGGAGTCCATCTGGAAGTTGATTCAGCCAACTCAGGAGGGATACTTCCTGTCACGTCCCCGCCGTTTCGGAAAGTCGTTGACGGTTTCCACTCTCAAAGCGATCTTTGAAGGACGCAGGGAGCTGTTCGACGGCTTGGCGATCTCAAAGAAAGAATACGACTGGAAACCGTATCCGACTATTCATTTGAGTTTCGGTGACTATAGCGTTGTCTCCGATCCCGTGAAAGAATTGCCTGAATATTTGCAGACCAAACTTCAGGAGATCGCATCCGCTTATTCCATTGCGTTGACGAACGCGACTCCGGGACTTTGCTTTGGGGAATTGATTGATGAACTGGCAAAAAATGACCAGGTGGCAATTCTCATTGATGAATATGACAAGCCGATTTTGGATAATATAACAAGTTCTCAAATAACGAAAGTCCAGAGAATTTTAAAAGGATTCTTCAGCGTTCTTAAAGAACGCAATGCCAAAGAACGCTTTCTGTTTATTACCGGTGTCAGCAAGTTTTGTCATGTATCGCTGTTCTCGGACCTCAACAATTTAACCGATATTACGATGCACCGCGACTATGCAACGATGTTCGGTTATACGCAAGCGGAACTGGAACACTATTTCAGTGATCGGATCGAAGCAACTGCACAGGCTCAGAATGTCCCGGTGGAGGAGCTGAAACGGAAGCTCAAGGCGTGGTATGACGGCTACTGTTTCGAGGAGACTTCGGAAACGGTCTACAACCCGGTGTCCATAGCGAAGTTCTTTGAGAATGACGGCAAGTTCGACAACTACTGGTTCGCCACCGGAACGCCTTCGTTCCTGATGGAGCTTGCCAAAAAGACTGATTTCAACTTTGAGGATGCGGTATCAAGAGCGGTTCCCGGCGTGACATTCGATGCGTTCGAGATTCCCAATATCGACCCTGTAACGCTGTTGTTGCAGACGGGGTATCTGACGATCAAATCCAGCGAGATTCGTTTCAACAAACGCTGGTTCTGGCTCGACTTCCCGAATGAGGAGGTCGCAGAATCTTTCAGTACCTATCTGCTGAACAGCTACGTAGGCAGAACACAGCGGGAGGTCAGCAGCTTTTCCGCTGATCTGGCGACCGCGTTCCTGGAGGGCAATCTGAATCAGGCGAGGAAGGTTCTCGAATCGTTCTTTGCCGGAGTGCCTTATACGATCCACAAGAAAAGCGAAGCGACGTTCCAGACTGTCTTCTATGCGATCTTCCGGCTGCTCGGGTTCAATGTCGAAGCGGAGTCCTGCACGAACGATGGGCGGATCGATGCGGTTGTCCAGACGGATGATCACATCTATCTGTTTGAGTTCAAGCTGGACGATGACGATACCGCGTTGTCGCAGATCAAGGACAAAGCCTACTTCAAGAAGTATCTTCAGTCCTCGAAGAAGATCACGCTGATCGGAGTCAACTTCGATTCGGAGAAAGGCCAGCTCATCGACTGGCAGACCGAGGATGTCGTAGAGTAGAATATGATACTTGCCTGATTGTGTGGTTTGACTGTAATATATTAATAATAAACAGGTTACAATTATTTTATATTTGCTCTCCATGTAGATGTTGATTGTGTAAACCGGGGTAGTTGTCAAGATGGAAGATGCCCTGAAATGACTTACTGGAACAGCTCATTTCGATGGTCGTAGGCTACCGGGCAGAGATGGTCAAATCAGCATCGTCAGCAAATCCAGCATCCCTGCTGCACTGGGCATATTCATAGCTTCACCAGAAACAAATGGTCGATCATCAGTTGGAGGCCGTTGCCTCCAACTGATGATCTTGTGTGTACGCCCGGCATGGGTGATAACTTGACGGTGAAAGTCCGTTACAGACTTGGCAGTAGGAACTGTTAGCTTAAGGCAAGGGTGTCCACCGCGAGGTGGAATCTGAAGGAAGTCGGCGGCAAATTCCCGGCCTGACGAACAGAAAGTACATATAAGGCATTTGCAAGGCGGACGAGCTTGCACAACAAAGCGAAGTCCAATACTGCCCGAACCTTGTGGTGTAGATGTACCAGGCGCCTGGGATGAAAGTTATCGCTCTTATCCGGGGAGATCTCAACGGTATGAATGAAGCCGTGAATGCATGGTAATTTCAACCCGTACAGTGATGTGCGGCTGAACGTTGAGAAGTCAGCAGAGGCCATAGTACCGTGTTTTTTTTTTTACGGGAAGGGCCGAACAGTAGTCGATCTTTCGCAAGTGAAAGGTGCAGCATGTGTAGAGAGCAGAAAATCCGGAAACGGAACTGCCCGGGGATGGATAGGCTGGAAGCCGAAGAGAATCCGGGAGTGCGGAGCATGCTTACGCGGGAAACTGAAGCGAAAGACGGTGCTGATTTGTTTGAACGCATCCTTGAGCGTAACAACCTCAACCGTGCGTACAAGCAAGTCAAGAGAAACGGCGGAGCGCCGGGCGTGGACGGAATGACCGTTGACGACCTGTTGGCGTATCTGTGCGAACACAAGGAAAGTTTCCTTGAAAATCTCCGAACCGAAACGTATCGCCCGCAACCGGTGCGCCGGGTTGAAATCCCGAAACCGGACGGGGGGATACGGATGCTTGGTGTTCCAACGGGCATGGATCGGATGATTCAACAGGCAATATCGCAGGTCCTCTGCCCGATATTCGAGGAGGAATTTTCAGAAAACAGCTACGGTTTCCGACCGGGGCGTAGCGCTCATCAGGCCATCCGGCAAGCACGGAAATACTACAATCAAGGCTATCGGCGGGTTGTCGATCTTGACTTGAGCAAGTATTTCGACACCATGAACCATGAGCTGTTGATGGAAATGTTGCGGGCCAAAATCTCTGATCAACGAGTTTTGTGCCTGATTAAACGCTACTTGAAGAGCGGAGTCATGATCAATGGCGTGGTGACGCGAACGGAAGAAGGCAGTCCACAGGGCGGCAATCTTTCGCCATTGCTGAGCAACATCTACCTGACCGCTTTCGACCGGGAATTGGAACGCCGTGGACACAAGTTCGTACGATATGCGGACGATGTCAACATCTACGTCAGAAGTCAACGCGCCGCCGAACGCGTACTTGCGAGCAGCAGACGGTTTCTTGAAGCGAAATTGAAACTCAAAGTAAACGAATCCAAAAGTAAAGCGGGAAGTCCGCTGAAGCTGAAGTTTCTCGGCTTCGCACTGCGAAGTACGACGAAAGGACAGGCCGGAATTCGAATACACGAGAAGTCTATAGACCGCTTCAAAGCCAAGGTTCGCGAGCTGACCCGAAGGAATCAGGGAAATTCGGTGGAATATATGCTGTACAAACTTCGGCAATATACCGTCGGATGGCTCGGATACTATGCGATTGCGGACATGAAGATGTTTATGCAAAACATGAATGAATGGATTCAACGGAAAATTCGGACGTATGTTTGGAAACAGTGGAAACGAGTACGGACACGATTTACGCGACTGCAATCGTTGGGTATTTCCGAGGGAAAAGCGTGGGAATGGGCGAATACGAGGAAAGGCTACTGGCATATTGCCCGTAGTTGGATTTTACATCGTGTATTGCCGTCTCAACGCATTGCCGAAATAGGGTATGACGATATCCTACTTCGGTACAAAGCGTTGCACTCAAGCTGCTGAACCGCCGTATGCCGAACGGCACGTACGGTGGTGTGAGAGGACGCCCGGCCAACTAATGACCGGGCTCCTACTCGATTATTGAGGTTTCACGTTGAAGTTGACCATGCCAGATTTCAGGAAGGTATCGAAGATAGAGTTACGCCACGCCTAGTCAAGCTCGGTCATGGTTTCCTGTAATGTCAAGTCCTTCAGCGTACCAGAGCGATTGGTGAAGTGCGGATTCCCGTCTTCGTCAACAGTGCATTTCGCTGTCTCCAGAAAGTCGCCGATTTCTTTCCAGCAGTAAGTGTTTCCCGCTTGTTGCTGAAAATACCGGATGAGTTGCTTTCTGCTCTCAGGGGCAACCACGCAGTTCGGCATCTTCATGACGAAGTCAATCTGATGCTCAGAAGCGTCGCCTTCGCACTCAGGCGTTATCGGGTCAGTCGCTGTATCGGAACCATCCTCTTGCAAGCGGGAACCGTCAATGTCGCTTTTACGTTTGTTCATGGTAAGTTATCCCCTGTCCGGTTATTTGATTTCACATTTGATCATGCCGTTGCTTCCAACCAAGGATTCCAGACTCTTCTGCCAGACCTCTTCGGTCCACGACGAAAGCACTGACAACGGACAGATACTCAAATTCCCGGTCAATGAACCTTCAATCCGCAGGTTTCCCACTTCGTCAATTTCATAGTTCAGGTTATTGAAGAAGGGACGCAGCTTCTCGCCTTCTTGGGTTGCTCCGGAATGGATGTAGTCGATGAAGTGATCTGCTGCCTGTTTGCGTGCAGCCGGTTCTGTAATGACTCTTGGCATCTCAAGAACCATTTCAGCGGTTTTGACATTCTCTTGTTTGACTTCTGGATTAACATGTTGATTCATTTTTTTCCTGTTTCTTTTAGGGAGTTTTATCTTCGGGTAGCCTCATGCCGCCCGTTCATTACATGACCATGAGCAATTATTTTTTACAACGCTTTCCTTCGTGAGCTTTGGAGAGAGCCATTCCCGAACCCTTCCGGGTGTTTGTTTTACAGATGCCGCACATATGGATTGCTAAAAACAGTGCTCCCTGCCAAGTATTCCCCAATTAGCCTTGGCCACTTGGTACACGTGGCTAATTTGCCTATTCTTACTGCTTCAAAGACAAGCAATTGCAGGCATAAAAGCGTCTCCTTTTGACTGACATGCAGCCGGAATGAAATCAATCGTATCCCCCTCCGAAATAGAAGGCTTCGGAGGGAGGGAGATTTGTATCAGTCTTTCAGAATGAATGCCTGGGGAAGGCGTTCCGTCAGCACGGCATCCTGCCAGCGATTCCGGAGGAAGCTGTACAGCTTATTCTGATCTTCCTCGCTCAGGGATTCCGATTGGAGCGGAACTGTGTCAATGTAAAACACGCAGTAAAATTGCTCCTTTTCTGCATTCCTCGTCACATCGGTCATGATCCGTTTGCAATAGGCTCTTCCGCTTGTCGCAATCGTATCAGGAATGCAGGCTGCGAAATCCATGAAGACGCCGATCTGTTCATTGCTGGAAAGCATCAGTCGATCTGGGAATGTGACGGCAAGGCGCAGCTGGTTGGGTGTTGGGGACTGCTTGACTTCCTGAGTAACATGAGAAATCAGGCCGGGAATCGTGTAGACATTTTCGGACATGGTGTCCTTCCTTTCTGGGCTTTCCGCCCGTAGTGATTTATTGGCCTCGAACCATCCGGGGCACATTATGTTCATCATACAAAAAATATAAAAATACCGTTCACGAGCCGGTGCACCGTAGATCAGGATGCCTTCCCGATGCCAGAGAGAACGATCAAGATCCCTGCTGT encodes the following:
- a CDS encoding IS4 family transposase, translating into MHYSSIFQQLFNFIPRHRFEKSVENLSGDRYCKHFTAWRQFLTCLYAQITGKDSLREIENGLLANHDRLYHLGMEVVPKSTLSEAMNRRDPEIFKALFEEILDRALKCAPSHKFRFHNPLYAIDSTTIDLCLNLYDWAHYRKNKGAIKLHTELDLSGNLPCFVMLSNGKIADIRAARENIIIVPDSIYTFDKGYYDLNWFQHIADSEAYFVTRLKDNAKIEFLGQHREANEKRGVLRDEAVWFTGYQSARKYPGELRLIEFLDESTGKTYRFITNNFKLAAASIAGIYKQRWQIEIFFKWIKQNLKIKSFLGTSENAVMTQIYVALIHYLLVAYIKFLHGFKLSLSELTNRIRETLMQNLSLLEVLALNRKTITKPPDWNAPEQLELFNEFLC
- a CDS encoding DUF4007 family protein, producing the protein MKYKFSGHQTFVFRYGWLEKGVRLIQKNPHGFLEDDVLIQLGVGKNMVESIKYWCTQTGLLTDIGNGLMGLTTLGKFIFGEKDFVEGNDPYLEDDATLWLLHWSLMQRALLPEDTWSSWHFAFYKWNKPEFTKRDLQHSIQSNACSVSASTIERDIDCFVRNYAGTRAKAGEENFDSPFLSLELIQGTSQQDLYRFNIGGKQNLPSELVGFAILKFIEKIGRQTSINVQNCLYDAGSPGQIFKLNEGVLMDYMVELTTVR
- a CDS encoding ATP-binding protein, producing the protein MKRLTSFTYSFEKLRNGGCLYVDKTESIWKLIQPTQEGYFLSRPRRFGKSLTVSTLKAIFEGRRELFDGLAISKKEYDWKPYPTIHLSFGDYSVVSDPVKELPEYLQTKLQEIASAYSIALTNATPGLCFGELIDELAKNDQVAILIDEYDKPILDNITSSQITKVQRILKGFFSVLKERNAKERFLFITGVSKFCHVSLFSDLNNLTDITMHRDYATMFGYTQAELEHYFSDRIEATAQAQNVPVEELKRKLKAWYDGYCFEETSETVYNPVSIAKFFENDGKFDNYWFATGTPSFLMELAKKTDFNFEDAVSRAVPGVTFDAFEIPNIDPVTLLLQTGYLTIKSSEIRFNKRWFWLDFPNEEVAESFSTYLLNSYVGRTQREVSSFSADLATAFLEGNLNQARKVLESFFAGVPYTIHKKSEATFQTVFYAIFRLLGFNVEAESCTNDGRIDAVVQTDDHIYLFEFKLDDDDTALSQIKDKAYFKKYLQSSKKITLIGVNFDSEKGQLIDWQTEDVVE
- the ltrA gene encoding group II intron reverse transcriptase/maturase, which encodes MDRLEAEENPGVRSMLTRETEAKDGADLFERILERNNLNRAYKQVKRNGGAPGVDGMTVDDLLAYLCEHKESFLENLRTETYRPQPVRRVEIPKPDGGIRMLGVPTGMDRMIQQAISQVLCPIFEEEFSENSYGFRPGRSAHQAIRQARKYYNQGYRRVVDLDLSKYFDTMNHELLMEMLRAKISDQRVLCLIKRYLKSGVMINGVVTRTEEGSPQGGNLSPLLSNIYLTAFDRELERRGHKFVRYADDVNIYVRSQRAAERVLASSRRFLEAKLKLKVNESKSKAGSPLKLKFLGFALRSTTKGQAGIRIHEKSIDRFKAKVRELTRRNQGNSVEYMLYKLRQYTVGWLGYYAIADMKMFMQNMNEWIQRKIRTYVWKQWKRVRTRFTRLQSLGISEGKAWEWANTRKGYWHIARSWILHRVLPSQRIAEIGYDDILLRYKALHSSC